One window from the genome of Macaca fascicularis isolate 582-1 chromosome 7, T2T-MFA8v1.1 encodes:
- the LOC141407248 gene encoding uncharacterized protein, protein MRHFFRYVLESPNVAEGAHLGKRRPPQATTLGTFTPGWGTRGVETGEPGVAGSGGGRARPAWLDPEWREETGPRSPPVGPRAPEGGLRQAAPRAQGASPRRPPEGAAGAGEGSTRRVASLPPGEEMWGPGLGTDSAGSRWRGLPDQRPAPSALSGLARLRAPPRGRLWGAAGARARCGAPKLGGVSGAPRRGWRLGPGSLPWLRSRPGNRRHALGISGYCENPTAPVLSPPGRRGSPKRDFPRTAI, encoded by the exons ATGCGGCATTTTTTTCGCTATGTACTGGAAAGCCCGAACGTGGCGGAAGGGGCGCACCTGGGAAAAAGAAGACCCCCCCAGGCTACTACGCTGGGCACTTTCACGCCAGGCTGGGGCACCCGCGGCGTTGAGACCGGGGAGCCCGGAGTTGCGGGGAGCGGAGGGGGAAGGGCGCGGCCCGCGTGGCTCGACCCGGAGTGGCGCGAGGAGACAGGACCCCGCAGCCCCCCGGTCGGGCCCCGCGCCCCGGAAGGGGGGCTCAGACAGGCGGCCCCGCGTGCCCAGGGCGCGTCCCCGCGGCGGCCGCCAGAGGGCGCGGCGGGCGCCGGGGAGGGCAGCACGCGGAGAGTCGCCTCCCTCCCTCCGGGGGAGGAAATGTGGGGGCCCGGGCTGGGGACCGACTCGGCTGGGTCGCGCTGGCGGGGCCTCCCGGACCAGCGGCCCGCCCCGAGCGCTCTCAGCGGCCTCGCGCGGCTCAGGGCTCCACCACGTGGGCGGCTGTGGGGAGCGGCCGGGGCGCGTGCACGCTGCGGGGCTCCGAAGCTGGGGGGCGTGTCCGGGGCCCCGAGAAGGGGGTGGAGGCTGGGGCCGGGAAGCCTCCCTTGGCTGCGGTCCCGACCCGGGAACAGGCGGCATGCACTCGGGATCAGCGGCTACTGCGAAAACCCAACCGCACCTGTCTTGAGTCCTCCCGG GAGGAGAGGTTCCCCAAAGCGAGACTTCCCTAGGACTGCCATCTAA